In a genomic window of Suricata suricatta isolate VVHF042 chromosome 12, meerkat_22Aug2017_6uvM2_HiC, whole genome shotgun sequence:
- the MISP3 gene encoding uncharacterized protein MISP3, with protein sequence METPIEREIRRSCEREESLRRSRGLSPGRAGRELVELRVRPVLSLPGPGPALPPPRVAPSLLEQEVREVQERERELQRQRLCVYGTAEFKEPAPSLTASRGDGKLAVIWPPRRKASENGLEQEERKP encoded by the exons ATGGAGACGCCCATCGAGCGAGAAATCCGCCGCAGCTGCGAACGCGAGGAGAGCCTGCGCCGGAGCCGGGGCCTGAGCCCAGGCCGCGCAGGCCGAGAACTCGTCGAGCTGCGCGTGCGGCCGGTGCTCAGCCTGCCGGGCCCGGGTCCCGCGCTCCC CCCGCCGCGGGTCGCGCCGTCGCTGCTGGAGCAGGAGGTGCGCGAGGTACAGGAGCGCGAGCGGGAGCTGCAGCGCCAGCGGCTCTGCGTCTATGGCACCGCCGAGTTCAAGGAGCCCGCGCCGAGCCTCACGG CGAGCAGGGGCGACGGAAAGCTGGCGGTGATCTGGCCTCCCCGCAGGAAGGCATCGGAGAACGGCTTGGAGCAG GAGGAGCGGAAGCCTTGA